The nucleotide sequence TTTACACCATGGCCGCCAATGCCATTGTTTGCTTTAGAAGCAATAATCCCTGCCACATGGGTTCCGTGCAAATCACGAACTGGGTTGTTCGCTGGGTCTGCTGCATTATACGGCGGCAGCAGCTGTCCCTGCAAATCTGGATGCTTGTAATCTACTCCACCATCGACCACTGCTACAGTTACCTTGTGTTTGCCGGAAAGCTTTAATGCCTTATCAATATTTAGCAATGGCAAGTGGTACATTTTACTTTTTTTCGGATCACTTTGTGCAGTCGCAAATTGTTTATATTTCACGCTGGGAGTAATAGAAGAAATCCCTTTTTGCTGTCGGTATACCTTCATCGCATCACTTACTTTTTTGGATTTCGGCACATGGACAATATCATAGCCAAGCTTCGGCAGCGAGCGGACCAGCACGGTTCCCGCTTTCTTATGGATGGCTCTGTTAAGCGGCTTAGTATATTTAATGACTAGTGTGTTCGTATCAACTAGCTCATTCATTTCTTTTAATGCTTTATACGCTTCTTTATTTTTTTCAGAAGCAGCCGCAGTAACAGGTGTCTGTTCAGAAACCTGCTGGAACACCTTTACTTCTTGATTATGTACGGATGCCCCAGCTGCTGCTGGAAAAACCATAACAGCAGAGAGGCCGAGGGCCAATACCTTTTTCCACGTCTTCATCTTATTCGTTCCTCCTGAATTTTTTGTTTACCTGTTTAATAATAACGTAAAAGAAAGACAAATAGTTTCACTTTTTGCATGTTTTTGAAATAAATGTTATTTTTTCCATATATAAAAAAACCGCAGCTACTTTAGGAGTAGCTGCGACTTTTTTTATTAAATAATACGCGTTGTAACAACGCCTTCAATTTGGCTGATTTTCTCTTCAAGTCCCGGGATAACGTCACCGTTTACTTTATTGTCAATGTCAATCATTGTATAAGCAAAGTCGCCCCGGCTTCTGTTCACCATGTCTGCAATATTTAAGCTGTATTCAGATAAAGCAGAAGTAATCTGTCCAACCATGTTCGGAATGTTGCGATGGTAAACAGTTACCCGGCGCTTTCCTGTATAAGGAAGAGAGGCATTTGGCATATTCACAGAGTTTTTGATATTCCCTGTTTCTAAATAATCTTTTACTTGACGGGCTGCCATGATCGCACAGTTTTCTTCTGACTCTTTCGTAGAAGCACCTAGATGTGGGATCGGCACAGCATTTTTCATTTTCAAGACGTTTTCATTCGGGAAGTCGGTTACATACTTACCGACCTTGCCGCTTTCAAGTGCAGCTGCCATGTCTTGTTCGTTCACAAGCTCTCCACGGGAGAAGTTCAGAATATGAACGCCTTCTTTCATAATATCAAACGTGTTTGTATTGAACATACCTTTTGTTGTGTCTGTGAGCGGAACGTGAACAGTAATGTAATCACTTTTCGCAAACAATTGTTCAATTGTCATAGCACGTTGAACATTACGAGATAAGCTCCAGGCAGTATCGACAGAAATGAACGGATCAAAACCGATAACATCCATATCAAGATCAAGCGCGTCGTTCGCAACTAGCGCTCCAACAGCACCAAGCCCGATAACACCAAGTGTTTTTCCTTTGATTTCTTTACCGACAAATTGCTTTTTGCCTGCTTCAACAAGCTTTGGAATTTGATCGCCCTGACCCTCAAGTCCTCTTGTCCAAGCGATACCCGCAAATACGTTACGAGAAGATGAAATTAAAGTAGTGAGTACAAGCTCTTTTACCGCGTTCGCATTTGCTCCTGGCGTGTTGAAAACGACGATGCCGCGCTCTGTATAATCGCTGACTGGAATGTTGTTCACGCCAGCTCCCGCACGGGCAACGGCTTTTACATTCCCACCAATTTCCATGTCATGCATGTTAAAGCTGCGCAGAACAATGGCATCCGGGTTTTCACTGTCATTATCGATCGTAAAGTTTTCGTTAGTAAAAACATTTAAGCCGCATTCGGCAATATTATTTAGTGTTTTTATAGTAAACAACTGTCCGTCTCCCCTTTTATTGTGCATGTTTTTCTTGGAATTGTTTCATAAACTGAATGAGGGCCTCTACCCCTTCAACCGGCATCGCATTATAGATACTAGCGCGCATTCCGCCAACGGAACGGTGGCCTTTCAATGTTTCAAGACCTGCTGCTTTTGCTTCTTTAACAAACGCCGCATCTAATTCCGCAGATGGTGATACAAACGGAATATTCATAATGGAACGGCTGTCTTTTCTAACTGGAGAGTTGAACATCGTTGACTGTTCAAGAAAATTGTATAACAGCTCTGCTTTTTTGCGATTGATCTTCTCCATTTCTTTTAAACCGCCAATCTCCTGCAACCATTCAAATACGAGCTTTGCCATATAAATGCCATAAGTTGGCGGCGTGTTGTATAGAGAACCGCTCTCGCTATGCGTCTTATAATCAAGCATCGTCGGGCAGCTTTCCGGCGCATGACCGATCAAGTCTTCTCTAATAATGACAACTGTCAATCCAGCTGGCCCGATGTTTTTCTGAGCACCAGCATAGATCAAACCGAATTTCGATACATCGATCTCTTCTGATAAAATGTTGGAGGACATATCAGCAACGAGCGGCACGCCGCCTGTATCCGGAATGTTTCTGAAAGCTGTTCCTTCTATAGTATTATTTGTTGTAATATGTACGTAGTCAGCTTCTGGATCAATCATGCTGCTGTTGATTTCCGGAATGTAACTGAAGTTCTCATCTTCTGAAGAAGCAATTACACGAACATCTCCATATTTCTTTGCTTCCTTAATTGCTTTTTTAGACCATGAACCAGTGTTCACATAGTCTGCCTTTTTACTGTTTGCCAACAAGTTGAGTGGAACCATTGCGAATTGCTGGGAAGCGCCCCCTTGAATAAACAGCACTTTATAATTATCTGGAATGTTCATTAAATCTCTCAGCAGTTGTTCCGCACCGGTAATAATCTCTGTGAATAACCCCGAACGATGGCTTAACTCCATGACTGACATACCAGAGTCTGCATAATTGACTAATTCTTTTTGTGCTTTTTCTAATACTGGCAGCGGCAACATAGAAGGTCCTGCCGAAAAATTGTATACTCTCTTCACGTGAACTCCCTCATTCGTTTTAAATTTGGAATCAGAAAATTTATACATTAATAATATTCATGAATTATAAATTATTACTCTTTACTTATCAAGGGGCGGTCTGGCAACTTTTTTTCTATTTTTCAATTGGTAACGCTTTCATTGCTTTTTTAAAAGGAGCCTAAAAAATTACGAACATTTTTTGTCTTTTTTATTCATTCGTTCGCTTCTTTACCTTCTTTCCTTTATCGCTTCTCTATTTACTTGGACTCTACCGCTCAACTAAAAAGAAAAATATTCTTAATATGATAGAGATGAAACAGACGTTTCATCCCTTTGGCCATTCTCTTCCATCCTTCCGTTAACCCTAATTAAATGAAGGGCATTTATTTTTACATTTTCTTGATGTCCTTTATGTATGGCCCCGCCACGGAGCGAACATGCATACAGGGCCGTTTCTATTCTGGCTGCGGATTAGAACATCTAAACAAGACGGTGCTCTTCTAACAAACTTTCCTCAGAAAAAACAAAAATCTTTAATAGAAATGATGGAAGCTGCTCAGAGAAAATAGATCCTCTAACAGCGCCAGAATTAAAACGCTTCCTTGATATATCGATTTCCTCGTTGCTTTCCTTACTATTATTGCAATGATTCATAGAAACGGCTTGTTTGCAATACAATAAAACAAGAAGGAGCCTCCTACTTTTTCAAAAATAATTTAATTTTTTATAGAAATTTAACGGTTAATTACTGTATAATAGCTACAATTTGTGTTTGATAAAGGGAGGGTATTTATGCGTACCTATCAAGTTGATGAGCGGCCGCCGGTTGCGGCGATGATCCCGCTTAGTTTGCAGCACTTATTTGCGATGTTCGGGTCAACAGTCCTCGTGCCTATTTTGTTCGGCGTCAACCCGGCAACTATTTTGTTAATGAATGGGATTGGTACATTAATTTATCTTATTCTATGTAAAGGACAGGTTCCTGCTTACCTTGGTTCAAGCTTTGCGTTTATTTCTCCGGTGCTCTTGGTGCTCTCAACAAAGAGCTACGGAGCGGCGCTTGGCGGCTTTATCGCCACTGGTATTGTCTTTATTTTGGTAGCTCTCATTATTC is from Bacillus sp. PK3_68 and encodes:
- a CDS encoding phosphoglycerate dehydrogenase; amino-acid sequence: MHNKRGDGQLFTIKTLNNIAECGLNVFTNENFTIDNDSENPDAIVLRSFNMHDMEIGGNVKAVARAGAGVNNIPVSDYTERGIVVFNTPGANANAVKELVLTTLISSSRNVFAGIAWTRGLEGQGDQIPKLVEAGKKQFVGKEIKGKTLGVIGLGAVGALVANDALDLDMDVIGFDPFISVDTAWSLSRNVQRAMTIEQLFAKSDYITVHVPLTDTTKGMFNTNTFDIMKEGVHILNFSRGELVNEQDMAAALESGKVGKYVTDFPNENVLKMKNAVPIPHLGASTKESEENCAIMAARQVKDYLETGNIKNSVNMPNASLPYTGKRRVTVYHRNIPNMVGQITSALSEYSLNIADMVNRSRGDFAYTMIDIDNKVNGDVIPGLEEKISQIEGVVTTRII
- the serC gene encoding 3-phosphoserine/phosphohydroxythreonine transaminase — translated: MKRVYNFSAGPSMLPLPVLEKAQKELVNYADSGMSVMELSHRSGLFTEIITGAEQLLRDLMNIPDNYKVLFIQGGASQQFAMVPLNLLANSKKADYVNTGSWSKKAIKEAKKYGDVRVIASSEDENFSYIPEINSSMIDPEADYVHITTNNTIEGTAFRNIPDTGGVPLVADMSSNILSEEIDVSKFGLIYAGAQKNIGPAGLTVVIIREDLIGHAPESCPTMLDYKTHSESGSLYNTPPTYGIYMAKLVFEWLQEIGGLKEMEKINRKKAELLYNFLEQSTMFNSPVRKDSRSIMNIPFVSPSAELDAAFVKEAKAAGLETLKGHRSVGGMRASIYNAMPVEGVEALIQFMKQFQEKHAQ